The region TAGCGGTGAAGCACCTCGTAGCCGACGCATTTCAGTCCGCCGTCGTGCTCGCTGACTCGGACCTGAGGGACTGCCCGCACAGCGACGCTAGCCAATCAGCTTGTGTCGCTTCAGGTGGTACTCGCTGACCTGCTCGCCGCGCCGCAGACGTGCTCACCAACGCGCGAGTCCTCAGGGCAGGTCTTTGAGTGTGTTGCGCAGCGCGGTCACCGCGTCGATGATCTCCGCCGGTTGGACCGAAAGCGGCGGGCGGCACCGCAGCGAGTCCGGACCCGACGGCAGGAACAGCGCGTGGTAGCTGTCGCGGGCGATGGCCAACGCGCGATCGCGCCGCGCCGGGTCGTGGAAGGTGATCGCGCACATCAGGCCGCGGCCGCGCGGTTGGTGAATCGCCGACGGGAATTCCGCTGTCAGGTCACGGAGTTCGCCCAGCAGCAGTTCGCCCATCAGCCGGCTGTGCTCGAACAGGCCCTCGCTCTCGACGACCTCCAGGATTCTGGTCGCGCGCACCATGTCGACCAGTGAACCGCCCCAGGTGGAGCTGATCCGGCTCATCTCGCGGAAGGCGTTGTCGGCGACCTCCAGCACGCGCCGCCCGCCCATCACCCCGCACACCTGCAGGCGCTTGCCGAACGCGACCAGATCCGGCTCCAGACCAAGCGCCTCGTGCGCCCATGCCTGCCCGGTAAGCGCACCGGTCTGCACCTCGTCGGCGACGGTGAGCACGTCGTGCTCCCGGCAGAGTTCCTGCACCGCCTGCAAGAACTGGGGCCGCAGGTGCCGGTCGCCGCCCTCGCCCTGGATCGGCTCGTACACGAAACAGGCGATCTCCCTGCCGTACCGACGCAGTGCGGCGCGGGCGGCGTCGAGCGCGTTCGTCTCCTCTGGCAGCAATTCCGCGCTGTCCCACCGCTCGCCCGGTGCGACCGCCGGGCTGGGGATGCGCGGCCAGTCGAACATCGGGTAGTCGCGGATCTTCGCCGGATCGGTGTTGGTCAGCGAAAGCGTGTAGCCGCTGCGGCCGTGGAAGGCCCGCTCAAGATGCAACACGCGACTGCCGCGCACCCCGATTCCGTTGCGCGCGTTGACCTTCGTCTTCCAGTCGAACGCCACCTTCAACGCGTTCTCCACCGCGAGGGTGCCGCCGTCGATGAAGAACAGCAGCGGCAGCTCGGGCACGCCGACCACGCGGCGGAAGGTCTCGGCGAAATGGGCTTGCTCGGCGGTGGCGAAGTCGGGGTTGGACGGCTTGACGCGCCCGGCGCGCACCAGCGCCGCCTCGAACTCGGGCGTGCGCAGCCCCGGGTTACCGTGCCCGAGCGGTGCCGAGCTGAAGAACATCGTCATGTCCAGGTACTCGGTGCCGTCGCGTGCGTCGCGGAGCCGGCACCCGTCACCGGCGTCGAGGTCCACGACGATGTTCAGCAGGTCGCCGGTCACGTGCGCTTTCAGCGCCGCGACAGGGTCGGTCGCCGCCTCGCGCGGACCATGCACGTCGGTCGATACCACGTCACGAACGGTCTCCTGCTGCGCGGTCATGTTGGGCCTCCCGCCGTCGTGGCGCACTGTGGCGCATCATCTCCCAACAAAAATTACAACAGAACGACTCAGGCGAGCAACTTTCTTCAGCCAACACCGATTAAGAGAGAAAGATTTTCTTTTTACTCAGGTAGGGCCCGCCGCCGGGTTTGAGCTGGGTAACAACCCGATCGAGTGGCTAGAGCTTCACTCAGGGCGCCGACGCGGCAACCCGGGACGGCCACTGCCGATCGAACGCCTGACCGATCCGATAACGAAGGTCATCAGGTCGCCAGCTCCACATGAGACCGAAAGCCCTCGACGACGGTCCAGCCGCGATCCCGAAAGCGATCAGGAATCGGCTCGGCATCCGAACCCAACGCCATCGCCGCCCCTCCACCAACCGGCGACGTCCGTACGCGCGGGTCAGTCGGCTGAAACGGGGCGTTCCTCGAAGAATCCGCGTGCGTCGAGTTCCTCCAGCGGGATGGCGGCCCGGTCGGCCAAGACCCGTTCCGCCTGGTGTGGCTGAAAACCTCGGAGCACCAAGGCGAGGGCCGGTACCTCGTCGATGTGCTGGACGAGTGCGTAGTACGTGGCCAGTGCGTGCATGCAGGGGCGGCGGGACTCACGGCAGGGACAGTCGATCTCGATCTGGTCCGGGTCCGGCGCGCTGGCCAGTTGTGCCGCGAGTTCGTCGGGCGCATCCCCGGTGGAGAGGATCATGGCCGCACCGGGATGGGCCTTCAGGTATTCGCCGACCGGCTTCCTTTCTTCCTCGGTCCAGGTGGGAAACCGGATCCGCACGGGATAGTCGCGGCCGCGGACCGTGACGTGCGCGCTGATTCCGCCGGGCTCGGTTTCGACGCCGTGGACCGCGTCGCGGCGTGCGATCGCCCGGGCCTTGGGCAGTCGCGTGTCGATCCCGGTGACCATCGTCGGTTCGGCGAGCCGCAACCACGCTTGTCCCCACGCGGTCGCACCGTACTCGGTCATCCGTTCTCCCCCTCGCTGGTCAGCTCCAGCAGTTCGCGCAGGTCCCGATCGGGGAGGTCGGCGAGCGCCGCGGCCTCGGAACGGCCGGTGACCAGCGATGCCAGGTCGCGCTTCTGCTCGTGCATCCGGGTGATGTGCTCTTCCACCGTGCCGTCGGTGAGCAGCGTGTGGACCAGGACCCGGCGCGTCTGGCCGATCCGGTGCGCCCGGTCGCTGGCCTGGTCCTCCACCGCCGGGTTCCACCACCGGTCGTAGTGCAGGACGTGGCTCGCGCGCGTCAACGTCAGCCCGTACCCGGCCGCGCGCAGGCTCAACACCATGACCTGGGCGGCGTCATCGCTTTCCTGGAATCGAGTGACCAGTTGGTCGCGTCGACCGCTCGACAACCCCCCGTGCAGGAACGGAACCGCGTGCCCCAACTGCGCCCCGAGGTGCTCGGCCAGCAGTTCGCCCATCGCCGTGTACTGCGTGAACACCAGGGCGCGCTCGCCGGCGTCCGCGATCTCCTCGACTATTTCGGCGGTGCGGTCCAGTTTCCCGGAACGACCGGCGAGCGGGCCGGACTCGCCGAGGAACTGGGCCGGGTGGTTGCAGATCTGCTTCAGCCGCGTCAGCAGCGCCAGCACGCGTCCGCGTCGCGTCGTTCCGGTGCCCAACCCGGCATCGAAAGCCTCCGCCACGCACTGCCGGTACAGCGCCGCCTGCTCGCGGGTCAGCGTGCACGCCACCAGCACGTGCTGCTTGGCGGGCAGGTCGGCGGCGACTTCTCCCTTCGTCCGGCGCAGTACGAACGGCTCGATCATGGAGCTCAGCCGCTGGGCGCTGCGGATCGATCGGCGTTGCTCGATGGGCGTGGCGAACCGGGCGCGGAACCGACTGCGCGTGCCGAGGAGACCGGGGTTGGTCACTGCCATGATCGACCACAAATCATCCAGCCGATTCTCCACCGGCGTACCCGTCATCGCCAGCCGCAACCGCGCGTTGAGGTGACGCGCGACGCGATTGGCCTGCGAAGCGGAATTCTTGATCTGCTGGGCCTCGTCGGCCACCACGACGTCCCAGTCGATCTTGCGCAGCAGCTCGCTTTCCCGGCGCAGCAGTGCGTAACTGGTCACCACCACGCTCCCGCCCGCCATCGCATCGGGTTCCAGCCGACGTCGCGATCCGTGGAAGGGCACCACCGGTACCTGGGGGGCGAATCGGGCGAGTTCCCGTTCCCAGGTGCGCAACAACGACGTCGGGCACACCACCAGATGCGGCCGCTCCGAGGCGCGAGCAGCCATCAGGCAGATCGCCTGCAGGGTTTTACCCAACCCCATCTCGTCGGCGAGAATGCCGCCGCCACCGCGCTCGGGCAACGTCCGCAGCCAGGCGACGCCGTGCTCCTGGTACTCCCGCAGCTTCGCCTGCACCGGCGACTCGATGGCCAACTCAACCGCGGTGCGGAACTCCGTTAACAACGCCTCGGCCGTGGGAACGGATCGCTTGTCCGGCAGCAGAACCGCGTGCCCGGCCGGTGGAATTCGCTGCGCCAGCGCGGCGTAGTCCGACCAGCACGCCCCGCCACGTGCCAGCCTTGCCGCCTCGCGCCACACCCGGA is a window of Saccharopolyspora phatthalungensis DNA encoding:
- the lat gene encoding L-lysine 6-transaminase encodes the protein MTAQQETVRDVVSTDVHGPREAATDPVAALKAHVTGDLLNIVVDLDAGDGCRLRDARDGTEYLDMTMFFSSAPLGHGNPGLRTPEFEAALVRAGRVKPSNPDFATAEQAHFAETFRRVVGVPELPLLFFIDGGTLAVENALKVAFDWKTKVNARNGIGVRGSRVLHLERAFHGRSGYTLSLTNTDPAKIRDYPMFDWPRIPSPAVAPGERWDSAELLPEETNALDAARAALRRYGREIACFVYEPIQGEGGDRHLRPQFLQAVQELCREHDVLTVADEVQTGALTGQAWAHEALGLEPDLVAFGKRLQVCGVMGGRRVLEVADNAFREMSRISSTWGGSLVDMVRATRILEVVESEGLFEHSRLMGELLLGELRDLTAEFPSAIHQPRGRGLMCAITFHDPARRDRALAIARDSYHALFLPSGPDSLRCRPPLSVQPAEIIDAVTALRNTLKDLP
- a CDS encoding SWIM zinc finger family protein, producing MTEYGATAWGQAWLRLAEPTMVTGIDTRLPKARAIARRDAVHGVETEPGGISAHVTVRGRDYPVRIRFPTWTEEERKPVGEYLKAHPGAAMILSTGDAPDELAAQLASAPDPDQIEIDCPCRESRRPCMHALATYYALVQHIDEVPALALVLRGFQPHQAERVLADRAAIPLEELDARGFFEERPVSAD
- a CDS encoding DEAD/DEAH box helicase gives rise to the protein MRAVVPDELQVTYEPGTARFAFWATDDPGEALRDLGFPEGAEEELPIALPEAPNSSRAVATSVLARFVPLATAVSALANDDHIRASVTFRVWREAARLARGGACWSDYAALAQRIPPAGHAVLLPDKRSVPTAEALLTEFRTAVELAIESPVQAKLREYQEHGVAWLRTLPERGGGGILADEMGLGKTLQAICLMAARASERPHLVVCPTSLLRTWERELARFAPQVPVVPFHGSRRRLEPDAMAGGSVVVTSYALLRRESELLRKIDWDVVVADEAQQIKNSASQANRVARHLNARLRLAMTGTPVENRLDDLWSIMAVTNPGLLGTRSRFRARFATPIEQRRSIRSAQRLSSMIEPFVLRRTKGEVAADLPAKQHVLVACTLTREQAALYRQCVAEAFDAGLGTGTTRRGRVLALLTRLKQICNHPAQFLGESGPLAGRSGKLDRTAEIVEEIADAGERALVFTQYTAMGELLAEHLGAQLGHAVPFLHGGLSSGRRDQLVTRFQESDDAAQVMVLSLRAAGYGLTLTRASHVLHYDRWWNPAVEDQASDRAHRIGQTRRVLVHTLLTDGTVEEHITRMHEQKRDLASLVTGRSEAAALADLPDRDLRELLELTSEGENG